A genomic region of Nitrospinota bacterium contains the following coding sequences:
- a CDS encoding radical SAM protein, giving the protein MKKYPEMLKEYLVSRIDPGSTCEGLLEFPRYFEIETVNACNARCSICAVTEWTSDTKIMKQELFEKIASEIAPHADTIKRVSLFRNGEPLLDKRLEEKIALLRAKGIKNVCLSTNVSLLNARRAEGILSAGVGVMILSIDSLEKDVYQKIRVNLDFDEVMANATRFIEMRDRMGSKASIWVRMVKQPLNAHEWPEYEKYWRALLSPGDRVFYRNLHNWGGQLQGVAPSSESYEAQLPCVALWSLMIIYANGEAPICSADIKGERSLGNVREKSIKEIWTSAQADYYRDKHAAGRKGEIDMCRDCNMWEEPGDWKESIAAKYAGERSMLFSE; this is encoded by the coding sequence ATGAAAAAATACCCGGAGATGCTAAAGGAATACCTGGTGAGCAGGATAGACCCCGGCTCCACCTGCGAGGGGCTTCTGGAGTTCCCCAGGTATTTCGAGATAGAAACGGTGAACGCTTGCAACGCCCGTTGCTCCATATGCGCGGTGACGGAGTGGACTTCGGACACAAAGATTATGAAACAGGAGCTGTTCGAAAAAATAGCCAGCGAAATAGCCCCTCACGCGGACACCATCAAGCGGGTTTCCCTCTTCCGCAACGGCGAGCCGTTACTGGACAAGAGGCTGGAGGAGAAGATAGCGCTCTTGCGCGCCAAAGGCATAAAAAACGTCTGCCTCAGCACCAACGTATCGTTGCTTAACGCCAGGCGTGCCGAGGGCATTTTATCGGCGGGGGTGGGCGTGATGATCCTGTCCATAGACAGCCTGGAAAAGGATGTCTACCAGAAAATACGGGTAAACCTGGATTTCGATGAAGTAATGGCCAACGCCACAAGGTTCATCGAAATGCGGGACCGGATGGGCTCCAAAGCCTCCATCTGGGTGCGGATGGTGAAACAGCCGCTGAACGCCCACGAATGGCCGGAATACGAAAAATACTGGCGGGCGCTCCTTTCGCCGGGGGACAGGGTGTTTTACCGCAACCTGCACAACTGGGGCGGCCAGTTGCAAGGGGTGGCCCCTTCCAGCGAAAGTTACGAGGCCCAGCTACCCTGCGTGGCGCTGTGGTCGCTGATGATAATTTACGCCAACGGCGAGGCGCCCATATGTAGCGCGGACATCAAAGGGGAGCGCTCGCTGGGCAACGTCCGCGAAAAGAGCATAAAGGAGATATGGACGTCTGCCCAGGCCGATTATTACCGGGACAAGCACGCCGCCGGCAGGAAAGGGGAGATAGACATGTGCAGGGATTGCAACATGTGGGAGGAGCCGGGGGACTGGAAAGAGAGCATCGCCGCCAAATACGCTGGCGAAAGATCCATGTTGTTCAGCGAGTGA